One stretch of Ursus arctos isolate Adak ecotype North America unplaced genomic scaffold, UrsArc2.0 scaffold_37, whole genome shotgun sequence DNA includes these proteins:
- the RBM23 gene encoding probable RNA-binding protein 23 isoform X1: MPEGEEKDEVLTYPCPLLSSATMASDDFDIVIEAMLEAPYKKEEDEQQKKEVKKDGPSNTSTSSTGTSGPSGPSGSSTSGEASKKKRSRSHSKSRDRKCSRSRDRDRHRRRSSRSRSRDRQRRHRSRSWDRRHSSESRSRDRRREDRVRYRSPPLATGRRHAHSKSPHFREKSPVREPIDNLSPEERDARTVFCMQLAARIRPRDLEDFFSAVGKVRDVRIISDRNSRRSKGIAYVEFCEIQSVPLAIGLTGQRLLGVPIIVQASQAEKNRLAAMANNLQKGSSGPMRLYVGSLHFNITEDMLRGIFEPFGKIDNIVLMKDSDTGRSKGYGFITFSDSECARRALEQLNGFELAGRPMRVGQVTERLDGGTDITFPDGDQELDLGSAGGRLQLMAKLAEGSGIQLPTTAVAAAAAAQAAAALQLNGTVPLGALNPAALTALNPALNLASQAIASQCFQLSSLFTPQTM, encoded by the exons ATgccagaaggggaggaaaaagatgAGGTTCTTACATATCCATGTCCTCTCCTCAGCTCTGCTACGATGGCGTCCGATGACTTTGATATAGTGATTGAGGCCATGCTGGAGGCTCCCTATAAAAAAGAGGAG GATGAACAGCAGAAGAAAGAGGTTAAAAAAGACGGCCCTAGCAACACCAGCACAAGCAGTACTGGCACGAGTGGCCCGAGTGGCCCCAGTGGAAGCAGCACCAGTGGGGAGGCAAGCAA GAAGAAGAGGAGTCGAAGCCATAGCAAAAGCAGGGATAGAAAGTGCAG TCGCAGTCGGGACCGGGACCGGCATAGGCGGAGAAGTAGTCGGAGTCGAAGTCGGGACCGGCAGCGTCGCCACCGCAGCCGGAGCTGGGACCGGCGGCACAGCAGTGAGTCACGCAGTCGGGACCGGCGGCGTGAGGACCGTGTGCGCTACAGGAGCCCGCCACTTGCCACTGG GCGCAGGCACGCGCACAGTAAGAGTCCTCATTTCAGAGAAAAGAGTCCAGTCAG GGAGCCCATTGATAATCTGAGTCCCGAGGAGCGTGATGCCCGCACGGTTTTCTGTATGCAGTTAGCTGCCCGCATTCGGCCGCGGGACCTGGAGGACTTTTTCTCTGCTGTCGGCAAG GTTCGTGATGTCCGAATCATCTCCGATCGGAACTCCCGTCGTTCTAAGGGCATTGCCTACGTGGAATTCTGTGAAATCCAGTCTGTGCCTCTGGCCATTGGGCTGACTGGGCAGCGGCTGCTTGGAGTGCCCATCATCGTCCAGGCTTCACAG GCTGAGAAAAACCGACTGGCAGCCATGGCCAACAACCTGCAGAAGGGCAGCAGCGGACCGATGCGCCTCTACGTGGGCTCCCTGCACTTCAATATCACTGAGGACATGCTCCGGGGCATCTTTGAGCCCTTTGGCAAA ATTGATAATATTGTCCTGATGAAGGACTCAGATACAGGCCGTTCTAAAGGTTATGGTTTCATTACG TTCTCAGATTCCGAGTGTGCCCGGCGGGCCCTGGAACAGCTGAATGGCTTTGAGCTTGCTGGTCGACCTATGAGAGTTGGCCAAGTGACCGAGCGACTGGATGGTGGCACAGACATCACTTTTCCGGATGGGGACCAAGAGCTGGATCTGGGATCAGCAGGTGGACGTTTGCAGCTCATGGCCAAATTGGCAGAAG gCTCCGGAATCCAGCTGCCTACCACAGCTGtagctgctgctgccgccgcccaGGCTGCCGCCGCCTTGCAACTGAACGGGACGGTTCCCTTGGGGGCCCTGAACCCTGCGGCTCTGACTG CTCTGAATCCGGCCCTGAACCTTGCCTCCCAGGCAATCGCCTCCCAATGCTTCCAGCTTTCCAGCCTCTTTACCCCTCAGACCAT GTAA
- the RBM23 gene encoding probable RNA-binding protein 23 isoform X3, whose translation MASDDFDIVIEAMLEAPYKKEEDEQQKKEVKKDGPSNTSTSSTGTSGPSGPSGSSTSGEASKKKRSRSHSKSRDRKCSRSRDRDRHRRRSSRSRSRDRQRRHRSRSWDRRHSSESRSRDRRREDRVRYRSPPLATGRRHAHSKSPHFREKSPVREPIDNLSPEERDARTVFCMQLAARIRPRDLEDFFSAVGKVRDVRIISDRNSRRSKGIAYVEFCEIQSVPLAIGLTGQRLLGVPIIVQASQAEKNRLAAMANNLQKGSSGPMRLYVGSLHFNITEDMLRGIFEPFGKIDNIVLMKDSDTGRSKGYGFITFSDSECARRALEQLNGFELAGRPMRVGQVTERLDGGTDITFPDGDQELDLGSAGGRLQLMAKLAEGSGIQLPTTAVAAAAAAQAAAALQLNGTVPLGALNPAALTALNPALNLASQAIASQCFQLSSLFTPQTM comes from the exons ATGGCGTCCGATGACTTTGATATAGTGATTGAGGCCATGCTGGAGGCTCCCTATAAAAAAGAGGAG GATGAACAGCAGAAGAAAGAGGTTAAAAAAGACGGCCCTAGCAACACCAGCACAAGCAGTACTGGCACGAGTGGCCCGAGTGGCCCCAGTGGAAGCAGCACCAGTGGGGAGGCAAGCAA GAAGAAGAGGAGTCGAAGCCATAGCAAAAGCAGGGATAGAAAGTGCAG TCGCAGTCGGGACCGGGACCGGCATAGGCGGAGAAGTAGTCGGAGTCGAAGTCGGGACCGGCAGCGTCGCCACCGCAGCCGGAGCTGGGACCGGCGGCACAGCAGTGAGTCACGCAGTCGGGACCGGCGGCGTGAGGACCGTGTGCGCTACAGGAGCCCGCCACTTGCCACTGG GCGCAGGCACGCGCACAGTAAGAGTCCTCATTTCAGAGAAAAGAGTCCAGTCAG GGAGCCCATTGATAATCTGAGTCCCGAGGAGCGTGATGCCCGCACGGTTTTCTGTATGCAGTTAGCTGCCCGCATTCGGCCGCGGGACCTGGAGGACTTTTTCTCTGCTGTCGGCAAG GTTCGTGATGTCCGAATCATCTCCGATCGGAACTCCCGTCGTTCTAAGGGCATTGCCTACGTGGAATTCTGTGAAATCCAGTCTGTGCCTCTGGCCATTGGGCTGACTGGGCAGCGGCTGCTTGGAGTGCCCATCATCGTCCAGGCTTCACAG GCTGAGAAAAACCGACTGGCAGCCATGGCCAACAACCTGCAGAAGGGCAGCAGCGGACCGATGCGCCTCTACGTGGGCTCCCTGCACTTCAATATCACTGAGGACATGCTCCGGGGCATCTTTGAGCCCTTTGGCAAA ATTGATAATATTGTCCTGATGAAGGACTCAGATACAGGCCGTTCTAAAGGTTATGGTTTCATTACG TTCTCAGATTCCGAGTGTGCCCGGCGGGCCCTGGAACAGCTGAATGGCTTTGAGCTTGCTGGTCGACCTATGAGAGTTGGCCAAGTGACCGAGCGACTGGATGGTGGCACAGACATCACTTTTCCGGATGGGGACCAAGAGCTGGATCTGGGATCAGCAGGTGGACGTTTGCAGCTCATGGCCAAATTGGCAGAAG gCTCCGGAATCCAGCTGCCTACCACAGCTGtagctgctgctgccgccgcccaGGCTGCCGCCGCCTTGCAACTGAACGGGACGGTTCCCTTGGGGGCCCTGAACCCTGCGGCTCTGACTG CTCTGAATCCGGCCCTGAACCTTGCCTCCCAGGCAATCGCCTCCCAATGCTTCCAGCTTTCCAGCCTCTTTACCCCTCAGACCAT GTAA
- the RBM23 gene encoding probable RNA-binding protein 23 isoform X4, which translates to MASDDFDIVIEAMLEAPYKKEEDEQQKKEVKKDGPSNTSTSSTGTSGPSGPSGSSTSGEASKKKRSRSHSKSRDRKCSRSRDRDRHRRRSSRSRSRDRQRRHRSRSWDRRHSSESRSRDRRREDRVRYRSPPLATGRRHAHSKSPHFREKSPVREPIDNLSPEERDARTVFCMQLAARIRPRDLEDFFSAVGKVRDVRIISDRNSRRSKGIAYVEFCEIQSVPLAIGLTGQRLLGVPIIVQASQAEKNRLAAMANNLQKGSSGPMRLYVGSLHFNITEDMLRGIFEPFGKIDNIVLMKDSDTGRSKGYGFITFSDSECARRALEQLNGFELAGRPMRVGQVTERLDGGTDITFPDGDQELDLGSAGGRLQLMAKLAEGSGIQLPTTAVAAAAAAQAAAALQLNGTVPLGALNPAALTALNPALNLASQAIASQCFQLSSLFTPQTM; encoded by the exons ATGGCGTCCGATGACTTTGATATAGTGATTGAGGCCATGCTGGAGGCTCCCTATAAAAAAGAGGAG GATGAACAGCAGAAGAAAGAGGTTAAAAAAGACGGCCCTAGCAACACCAGCACAAGCAGTACTGGCACGAGTGGCCCGAGTGGCCCCAGTGGAAGCAGCACCAGTGGGGAGGCAAGCAA GAAGAAGAGGAGTCGAAGCCATAGCAAAAGCAGGGATAGAAAGTGCAG TCGCAGTCGGGACCGGGACCGGCATAGGCGGAGAAGTAGTCGGAGTCGAAGTCGGGACCGGCAGCGTCGCCACCGCAGCCGGAGCTGGGACCGGCGGCACAGCAGTGAGTCACGCAGTCGGGACCGGCGGCGTGAGGACCGTGTGCGCTACAGGAGCCCGCCACTTGCCACTGG GCGCAGGCACGCGCACAGTAAGAGTCCTCATTTCAGAGAAAAGAGTCCAGTCAG GGAGCCCATTGATAATCTGAGTCCCGAGGAGCGTGATGCCCGCACGGTTTTCTGTATGCAGTTAGCTGCCCGCATTCGGCCGCGGGACCTGGAGGACTTTTTCTCTGCTGTCGGCAAG GTTCGTGATGTCCGAATCATCTCCGATCGGAACTCCCGTCGTTCTAAGGGCATTGCCTACGTGGAATTCTGTGAAATCCAGTCTGTGCCTCTGGCCATTGGGCTGACTGGGCAGCGGCTGCTTGGAGTGCCCATCATCGTCCAGGCTTCACAG GCTGAGAAAAACCGACTGGCAGCCATGGCCAACAACCTGCAGAAGGGCAGCAGCGGACCGATGCGCCTCTACGTGGGCTCCCTGCACTTCAATATCACTGAGGACATGCTCCGGGGCATCTTTGAGCCCTTTGGCAAA ATTGATAATATTGTCCTGATGAAGGACTCAGATACAGGCCGTTCTAAAGGTTATGGTTTCATTACG TTCTCAGATTCCGAGTGTGCCCGGCGGGCCCTGGAACAGCTGAATGGCTTTGAGCTTGCTGGTCGACCTATGAGAGTTGGCCAAGTGACCGAGCGACTGGATGGTGGCACAGACATCACTTTTCCGGATGGGGACCAAGAGCTGGATCTGGGATCAGCAGGTGGACGTTTGCAGCTCATGGCCAAATTGGCAGAAG gCTCCGGAATCCAGCTGCCTACCACAGCTGtagctgctgctgccgccgcccaGGCTGCCGCCGCCTTGCAACTGAACGGGACGGTTCCCTTGGGGGCCCTGAACCCTGCGGCTCTGACTG CTCTGAATCCGGCCCTGAACCTTGCCTCCCAGGCAATCGCCTCCCAATGCTTCCAGCTTTCCAGCCTCTTTACCCCTCAGACCATGTGA
- the RBM23 gene encoding probable RNA-binding protein 23 isoform X2 has protein sequence MPEGEEKDEVLTYPCPLLSSATMASDDFDIVIEAMLEAPYKKEEDEQQKKEVKKDGPSNTSTSSTGTSGPSGPSGSSTSGEASKKKRSRSHSKSRDRKCSRSRDRDRHRRRSSRSRSRDRQRRHRSRSWDRRHSSESRSRDRRREDRVRYRSPPLATGRRHAHSKSPHFREKSPVREPIDNLSPEERDARTVFCMQLAARIRPRDLEDFFSAVGKVRDVRIISDRNSRRSKGIAYVEFCEIQSVPLAIGLTGQRLLGVPIIVQASQAEKNRLAAMANNLQKGSSGPMRLYVGSLHFNITEDMLRGIFEPFGKIDNIVLMKDSDTGRSKGYGFITFSDSECARRALEQLNGFELAGRPMRVGQVTERLDGGTDITFPDGDQELDLGSAGGRLQLMAKLAEGSGIQLPTTAVAAAAAAQAAAALQLNGTVPLGALNPAALTALNPALNLASQAIASQCFQLSSLFTPQTM, from the exons ATgccagaaggggaggaaaaagatgAGGTTCTTACATATCCATGTCCTCTCCTCAGCTCTGCTACGATGGCGTCCGATGACTTTGATATAGTGATTGAGGCCATGCTGGAGGCTCCCTATAAAAAAGAGGAG GATGAACAGCAGAAGAAAGAGGTTAAAAAAGACGGCCCTAGCAACACCAGCACAAGCAGTACTGGCACGAGTGGCCCGAGTGGCCCCAGTGGAAGCAGCACCAGTGGGGAGGCAAGCAA GAAGAAGAGGAGTCGAAGCCATAGCAAAAGCAGGGATAGAAAGTGCAG TCGCAGTCGGGACCGGGACCGGCATAGGCGGAGAAGTAGTCGGAGTCGAAGTCGGGACCGGCAGCGTCGCCACCGCAGCCGGAGCTGGGACCGGCGGCACAGCAGTGAGTCACGCAGTCGGGACCGGCGGCGTGAGGACCGTGTGCGCTACAGGAGCCCGCCACTTGCCACTGG GCGCAGGCACGCGCACAGTAAGAGTCCTCATTTCAGAGAAAAGAGTCCAGTCAG GGAGCCCATTGATAATCTGAGTCCCGAGGAGCGTGATGCCCGCACGGTTTTCTGTATGCAGTTAGCTGCCCGCATTCGGCCGCGGGACCTGGAGGACTTTTTCTCTGCTGTCGGCAAG GTTCGTGATGTCCGAATCATCTCCGATCGGAACTCCCGTCGTTCTAAGGGCATTGCCTACGTGGAATTCTGTGAAATCCAGTCTGTGCCTCTGGCCATTGGGCTGACTGGGCAGCGGCTGCTTGGAGTGCCCATCATCGTCCAGGCTTCACAG GCTGAGAAAAACCGACTGGCAGCCATGGCCAACAACCTGCAGAAGGGCAGCAGCGGACCGATGCGCCTCTACGTGGGCTCCCTGCACTTCAATATCACTGAGGACATGCTCCGGGGCATCTTTGAGCCCTTTGGCAAA ATTGATAATATTGTCCTGATGAAGGACTCAGATACAGGCCGTTCTAAAGGTTATGGTTTCATTACG TTCTCAGATTCCGAGTGTGCCCGGCGGGCCCTGGAACAGCTGAATGGCTTTGAGCTTGCTGGTCGACCTATGAGAGTTGGCCAAGTGACCGAGCGACTGGATGGTGGCACAGACATCACTTTTCCGGATGGGGACCAAGAGCTGGATCTGGGATCAGCAGGTGGACGTTTGCAGCTCATGGCCAAATTGGCAGAAG gCTCCGGAATCCAGCTGCCTACCACAGCTGtagctgctgctgccgccgcccaGGCTGCCGCCGCCTTGCAACTGAACGGGACGGTTCCCTTGGGGGCCCTGAACCCTGCGGCTCTGACTG CTCTGAATCCGGCCCTGAACCTTGCCTCCCAGGCAATCGCCTCCCAATGCTTCCAGCTTTCCAGCCTCTTTACCCCTCAGACCATGTGA